The following coding sequences lie in one Musa acuminata AAA Group cultivar baxijiao chromosome BXJ1-8, Cavendish_Baxijiao_AAA, whole genome shotgun sequence genomic window:
- the LOC108953647 gene encoding NAD(P)H-quinone oxidoreductase subunit M, chloroplastic-like, with amino-acid sequence MATTATFLAPTGFSIHGWSAKRKVGRGRKPCSIKSQQQQQQLEKEQDQQPTQSQTSIPPQQQEKARVQQQPSPQPMAKSKNMSREYGGQWLSCCTRHVRIYAAYIDPVTHAFDQTQMDKLTLILDPTDEFVWTPDACQMVYACFQELVDHYEGAPLSEYTLRLIGSDVEHYIRKLLYDGEIKYNMNSRVLNFSMGKPRVKFNSSQIQNGLCSSAISPCLHQPG; translated from the exons ATGGCTACCACCGCAACCTTTCTTGCTCCAACTGGTTTCTCCATCCATGGCTGGTCGGCAAAGAGGAAGGTGGGAAGAGGGAGGAAGCCATGCTCCATCAAgtcccagcagcagcagcagcagctggaaAAGGAGCAGGATCAGCAACCAACACAAAGCCAAACAAGCATTCCACCGCAGCAGCAGGAGAAGGCGAGGGTGCAGCAGCAGCCGTCGCCACAGCCGATGGCGAAGAGCAAGAACATGAGCAGAGAATACGGAGGGCAGTGGCTGAGCTGCTGCACCCGCCATGTGAGGATCTATGCCGCCTACATCGATCCCGTAACCCACGCCTTCGACCAGACCCAGATGGACAAGCTCACCCTCATTCTCGACCCCACCGACGAGTTCGTGTGGACGCCCGATGCCTGTCAAATGGTGTATGCCTGCTTCCAAGAACTCGTCGATCACTACGAG GGGGCACCTCTCTCGGAGTACACGCTTCGGTTGATTGGTTCGGACGTCGAGCACTACATCCGCAAGCTGCTGTACGATGGTGAGATCAAGTACAACATGAATTCCAGGGTGCTCAACTTCAGCATGGGGAAGCCCCGCGTTAAGTTCAACAGCAGCCAAATCCAGAAT GGTTTGTGCTCATCAGCTATATCACCTTGCTTGCATCAACCGGGATGA
- the LOC135587412 gene encoding putative receptor-like protein kinase At3g47110 — protein MDPSPVLLFAVLASLLLLLPPFPSLSADSSSSSGDVVDREALLSLKASMKSDPSGTLVSWNESSDLCQWRRVVCNNRSRVSTLDLQGLGLTGSVGPYLGNLSYLRFLYLQDNQLSGELPHQLGGLLHLEVLNASSNLIGGAIPANLSRCSNLTTLDLSQNAISRSIPSDLGLLSKLQILKLGKNQLTGTIPSAIGNLSSLTTLNLGTNSLGGPIPGDLGRLHALKVLQIAINDLAGQVPPTLYNLSSLVFLDFASNDLFGEIPGDVGYRLPNLVDFHFCFNRFTGLIPPSLHNVTSIQSLRFSHNFLHGPIPPGLGNLRNLVMYNIGFNQIVSSGADGLEFITSLTNSTRLEHLAIDENLLEGVIPESVGNLSGRLYKFYLGANKIFGSIPASIGQLSSLALLNMSHNSISGGIPPEVGQLRQLKMLGLADNRLSGEIPAAIGNLTMLTVLQLCGNQLEGSIPSTLGQLQQLQSVDASSNKLEGSIPRELFTLSTLTSLLNLSKNSLSGPLPEEISELVNVVAIDLSGNMLSGNITPSIGNCRSLQILSMSNNSFSGPIPDAIGDLKGLRSIDLSLNQLSGPIPESLGELEGLEFLNLSYNHLEGVVPSDGVFRNLSAVHLEGNSKLCRSSACTNTRNRSKLPLFSIVIVTAFIVFLMASTICVFFVKTRTRAAKISTMTDSTRGQHPLISYEELHRATESFHPRNLVGTGSFGSVYKGVLRDGMQVAVKVLNLAAGGVLKSFVAECDALRNARHRNLVKLITVCLSLDPRNDEFRALVYEFMGNGSLEEWIRGKRRHEDGSGLSLVERLDAAIDVASALDYLHNDCEVPVVHCDLKPSNVVLDADMTAKVGDFGLAKVLVDMESTTTHGLRGSIGYIPPEYGFGGKPSAKGDVYSYGVMLLELITGKSPTDECFAGDLNLERWVRAAFPDDLTRVLDAELTKASICHGGRRISPEKQDECLVSVTSVGLSCAKESPDARLTIREALSQLKGIRDGLLKLELAITI, from the exons ATGGATCCCTCTCCTGTGCTCCTTTTTGCTGTCTTAgcttcgctgctgctgctgctgcctccgtTCCCTTCTCTGAGTGcagactcctcttcctcctcgggcGATGTTGTGGACCGAGAGGCTTTGCTATCGCTAAAAGCTTCCATGAAAAGCGATCCCTCCGGGACTCTTGTTTCATGGAACGAAAGCTCCGACCTGTGCCAGTGGCGCAGAGTCGTCTGCAACAACCGAAGCAGAGTCTCGACTCTGGATCTACAGGGTCTCGGACTGACAGGTTCCGTCGGTCCTTACCTCGGCAATCTCTCCTACCTCCGGTTTCTCTACCTGCAAGACAACCAGTTATCCGGCGAGCTCCCTCACCAGCTCGGTGGCCTTCTTCACCTGGAGGTCCTGAACGCGAGCTCCAACCTCATCGGCGGCGCGATTCCGGCAAATCTTAGTAGGTGTTCCAATCTCACCACCCTTGATCTGTCCCAGAATGCAATCTCGAGAAGCATTCCGTCCGATCTCGGACTGCTCTCCAAGCTCCAAATCCTGAAACTAGGCAAGAACCAGCTCACCGGAACCATTCCGTCAGCCATCGGGAACTTGTCTTCTCTCACCACATTGAATCTAGGAACCAATTCTCTTGGCGGACCAATTCCAGGTGACTTAGGCCGCCTCCATGCTCTGAAAGTTCTGCAGATCGCCATCAACGATCTCGCCGGTCAGGTTCCTCCGACGCTGTACAACCTATCCTCGCTCGTTTTCTTAGACTTTGCTTCCAACGACCTGTTCGGTGAAATACCCGGTGATGTCGGATATCGACTCCCCAACCTCGTCGACTTCCACTTCTGCTTCAACCGGTTCACCGGCCTAATTCCACCATCGCTACACAACGTCACCAGCATCCAAAGCCTTCGCTTCTCTCACAACTTCCTTCACGGTCCGATTCCTCCCGGGCTGGGCAATCTCCGTAATCTGGTCATGTACAACATCGGCTTCAACCAGATCGTTTCCTCCGGCGCCGATGGGCTCGAGTTCATCACCTCCCTCACAAATAGTACCCGACTTGAGCATCTTGCCATCGATGAAAACCTCTTGGAGGGCGTGATCCCGGAATCGGTCGGCAATCTGTCAGGTCGTCTCTATAAGTTCTACTTGGGTGCGAACAAGATATTTGGTAGCATTCCAGCTTCCATAGGCCAGCTTTCTAGCCTCGCTTTGCTGAACATGAGCCACAACTCCATCTCCGGAGGAATCCCGCCTGAGGTTGGCCAGCTCAGGCAGCTCAAGATGCTGGGTTTGGCCGACAACAGGCTGTCGGGAGAAATTCCGGCAGCTATCGGAAACCTCACCATGCTTACCGTGCTCCAACTGTGTGGGAATCAGTTGGAGGGAAGCATTCCGTCCACCCTCGGCCAGCTGCAGCAGTTGCAGTCCGTAGATGCCTCCAGCAACAAGCTTGAAGGTAGCATACCCAGGGAGCTCTTCACCCTCTCAACCCTCACCTCTCTCCTGAATCTATCCAAGAACTCTCTCTCAGGGCCACTGCCCGAGGAGATCTCTGAGCTTGTAAACGTCGTTGCCATCGACCTCTCCGGCAATATGTTGTCCGGAAACATCACGCCCTCGATCGGAAACTGCAGGAGCTTGCAGATTTTGTCCATGTCAAACAACTCTTTCTCTGGACCAATTCCTGATGCTATAGGAGACCTGAAAGGCTTACGGAGCATCGACCTCTCCCTCAACCAGCTTTCTGGGCCGATACCAGAGAGTCTAGGAGAACTCGAAGGACTCGAATTCTTGAATCTTTCTTACAACCATCTCGAAGGAGTTGTTCCCTCCGACGGTGTCTTCAGAAACCTTTCCGCTGTCCATCTcgaaggaaacagtaagctttgcAGGTCATCGGCATGCACGAACACCAGAAACCGTTCCAAACTGCCTCTTTTCTCCATTGTCATCGTGACTGCATTTATAGTGTTTCTCATGGCGAGCACCATATGCGTCTTCTTTGTCAAAACAAGAACGAGGGCCGCGAAGATCTCCACCATGACGGACTCAACGAGAGGGCAGCACCCGCTAATTTCTTATGAGGAGCTCCACCGAGCTACTGAGAGTTTTCATCCAAGAAATCTCGTCGGCACCGGTAGCTTTGGCTCCGTGTATAAAGGAGTACTGAGAGATGGAATGCAGGTGGCAGTGAAGGTACTGAATCTGGCGGCAGGCGGCGTTCTGAAGAGCTTCGTAGCCGAATGCGACGCTCTGAGGAATGCCAGGCACAGGAACCTGGTGAAGCTCATAACTGTCTGCCTGAGCTTGGATCCCAGAAACGACGAGTTCCGAGCGCTGGTGTACGAGTTCATGGGAAATGGAAGTTTGGAGGAATGGATCAGAGGTAAGAGGAGGCATGAGGACGGCAGTGGGCTTAGTCTCGTGGAAAGATTGGACGCTGCCATCGATGTGGCGAGCGCTCTGGATTACTTGCACAACGACTGCGAAGTCCCGGTGGTGCACTGCGACCTTAAGCCAAGCAATGTGGTGCTGGATGCGGACATGACCGCAAAGGTGGGAGACTTCGGACTGGCCAAAGTGCTAGTAGACATGGAATCGACTACCACTCATGGGCTCAGGGGATCAATCGGATACATTCCACcag AGTATGGATTTGGTGGAAAACCTTCAGCGAAAGGCGACGTCTATAGCTACGGGGTGATGCTCCTGGAACTGATCACGGGGAAGAGCCCCACGGACGAATGTTTTGCAGGTGATCTGAACCTGGAGAGATGGGTCAGAGCCGCATTCCCTGATGATCTGACTCGAGTCTTAGATGCCGAGCTCACGAAAGCTTCCATCTGCCATGGAGGCCGGCGGATAAGCCCGGAGAAGCAGGATGAGTGCTTGGTTTCAGTGACCAGTGTTGGATTATCCTGTGCTAAAGAATCGCCCGATGCACGTCTCACCATTCGTGAGGCTCTTTCCCAGTTGAAGGGCATCAGAGATGGTCTTCTGAAGCTTGAACTTGCTATTACGATATAG
- the LOC103994242 gene encoding agamous-like MADS-box protein AGL82, whose amino-acid sequence MASETAIIRARHQSLQKKADELAVYCGVDLCIISYGPEDDRPNAWPENPSTVRSVIRRFDEARKAKKIKEMVGVGLRDCRKQENPLAPTYSSWCAVLDECQEEESSELVNKLDELLLMLRGRIERLAVAAPSDSKRRKGHRNTL is encoded by the coding sequence ATGGCTTCGGAAACAGCAATAATAAGAGCACGCCACCAGTCACTGCAGAAGAAGGCCGACGAGCTTGCAGTCTACTGCGGCGTCGACCTGTGCATCATATCTTACGGTCCCGAGGACGATCGGCCCAACGCATGGCCGGAGAATCCATCGACGGTGAGGAGCGTCATAAGGCGCTTCGACGAGGCCCGGAAAGCCAAGAAGATCAAGGAAATGGTCGGCGTCGGGCTTCGAGATTGCCGGAAGCAAGAGAACCCACTTGCTCCTACTTACAGTTCATGGTGTGCCGTACTGGATGAGTGCCAAGAAGAGGAGTCGAGCGAGCTGGTAAATAAGCTGGACGAGCTGCTTTTGATGCTAAGAGGGAGGATTGAGCGGCTTGCGGTAGCTGCACCAAGCGACAGCAAACGTCGGAAAGGTCACAGAAACACTCTCTGA